One window of Pelmatolapia mariae isolate MD_Pm_ZW linkage group LG18, Pm_UMD_F_2, whole genome shotgun sequence genomic DNA carries:
- the LOC134617302 gene encoding glutamate-rich protein 6 — MKWPVGSGVLQKFYSSGIKFLTMFPDGSAQVFYPSGLLAVLIVVTEHNGRVCIVYDDVSAPNQQIRAIFQSDGRATCYHTNGNIWLSLNMSGGRCLNNAGNVTCKWSWGTPTPLQPIFLSLNKTVGVRVLGNKQVFVSFLAGRQQAKFSVGTCCAQGEYVHTSGSSVSKDELLALAAKIRIHAAIQHLHQYLTTPLHPPKLKTPAHHLQVTAQRLLKVSDDIMMNDRDKAFILKCLQDC; from the exons GTGGGGTCTGGAGTTTTACAGAAATTTTATTCCAGTGGCATCAAATTCCTTACCATGTTCCCTGATGGCTCTGCTCAGGTCTT TTATCCCTCCGGCCTCTTGGCTGTACTTATCGTGGTCACTGAACACAATGGAAGAGTTTGTATAGTGTATGACGACGTCAGTGCCCCTAATCAACAAATCAGAGCTATATTCCAGTCTGATGGCAGAGCGACATGCTATCACACCAATGGAAACATATG GCTGTCCTTAAACATGTCTGGTGGCCGATGCTTAAACAATGCAGGCAACGTAACTTGTAAGTGGAGCTGGGGTACTCCCACGCCCCTGCAGCCCATCTTTCTGTCCCTCAACAAAACTGTTGGAGTTCGAGTCCTGGGGaacaaacaagtgtttgtttCCTTCTTGGCAGGCAGGCAACAGGCTAAGTTCAGTGTGGGTACCTGCTGTGCTCAG GGTGAATACGTGCATACTTCAGGCTCATCGGTCTCTAAAGACGAGCTGCTGGCATTGGCAGCCAAAATCAGGATCCACGCAGCAATTCAGCATCTTCACCAGTACCTGACGACACCCTTACATCCCCCAAAACTTAAGACACCAGCCCATCACCTACAGGTTACTGCTCAAAGGCtcctgaaagtcagtgatgatATAATGATGAATGACCGTGACAAAGCCTTCATCCTCAAGTGCCTTCAGGATTGTTGA